In Methanocella sp., the following are encoded in one genomic region:
- a CDS encoding DUF128 domain-containing protein, producing MSEAKQEMLFTNARIEEIMFNVTFNPKTRDGDIVVNLSVVDKKSLDEVLELFRQVMYSGLSVCSYIKLFDEGEVFSGYRIAEGKAGIATACSITIDGVFLKQGIPVRPKFGGIVQVKDRQPIRFTDMIRYDSTTIDPLEVLMSQELTSVKEMTRTGSGKILANFREVPMTAKDDVDHTINRLLTAGFYGILDVGEPNTPVLGVDVDRDHLGVIITGGTNPMAAVQESGIPIITKAIKGTLDFHEMKKLA from the coding sequence ATGTCCGAAGCGAAACAGGAGATGTTGTTCACAAACGCCCGGATCGAGGAGATCATGTTTAACGTCACCTTCAATCCCAAAACCCGTGACGGCGATATCGTGGTCAATCTTTCTGTGGTCGATAAGAAGAGCCTGGACGAGGTGCTCGAGCTGTTCAGGCAGGTCATGTACAGCGGCCTGTCCGTGTGCTCGTACATTAAACTATTCGACGAGGGAGAGGTCTTCAGCGGCTACCGCATCGCAGAAGGCAAGGCGGGCATCGCGACGGCCTGCAGCATAACCATCGATGGCGTTTTCCTGAAGCAAGGCATACCCGTGCGCCCCAAGTTCGGTGGCATCGTGCAGGTAAAAGACAGGCAGCCAATCCGCTTCACCGACATGATCCGCTACGACAGCACGACCATCGACCCGCTCGAGGTGCTCATGTCCCAGGAGCTGACGTCCGTAAAAGAGATGACCCGGACGGGCTCGGGCAAGATACTGGCGAACTTCCGGGAGGTGCCCATGACCGCCAAGGACGACGTGGACCATACCATCAACCGGCTGCTGACGGCGGGCTTCTACGGCATCCTGGACGTCGGCGAGCCCAACACGCCCGTGCTGGGAGTCGACGTGGACCGGGACCATCTGGGCGTCATCATCACGGGCGGCACCAACCCCATGGCCGCCGTGCAGGAATCCGGTATTCCCATCATCACCAAGGCCATCAAGGGCACGCTCGATTTCCACGAGATGAAGAAATTAGCGTAA
- a CDS encoding RAD55 family ATPase — protein sequence MHKYRLGLEELDAAIGGVAGGSGILIEGPPAGGKQAILYALVSRGLEDGDGVVLMPTMETGRNSLTAYGNARNLRIIDCLSRPMGIEGADTMNIKYVNGPQDLTGMGVWAARLLDEFRAKPARLCIDSLSTLLMYSSLPVVFRFIHLMNGRLHAAGGLSIGVVDEGMHDEKTMAALRQLYRATLEVRETDSACLVRAVGLSPRPTPWFPFEEVIE from the coding sequence ATGCACAAATATCGTCTGGGGCTGGAAGAGCTGGACGCCGCCATCGGCGGCGTGGCCGGCGGCTCGGGGATCCTGATCGAGGGGCCGCCGGCAGGCGGCAAGCAGGCCATCCTCTACGCGCTGGTCAGCAGGGGCCTCGAGGACGGTGATGGCGTCGTGCTGATGCCGACCATGGAGACGGGGAGGAACTCGCTCACCGCATACGGGAACGCTCGAAATTTGCGGATCATAGACTGCTTGTCCCGGCCCATGGGCATCGAGGGCGCGGACACGATGAACATTAAATATGTCAATGGTCCCCAGGACCTGACGGGCATGGGCGTCTGGGCGGCAAGGCTCCTTGACGAGTTTCGGGCGAAGCCGGCCAGGCTGTGCATCGACTCGCTCTCGACGCTGCTGATGTACTCGTCTCTGCCGGTCGTCTTCCGCTTCATCCACCTGATGAACGGGCGGCTCCACGCGGCGGGCGGGCTCTCTATAGGCGTCGTGGACGAGGGCATGCACGATGAAAAGACCATGGCGGCGCTCAGGCAGCTCTACCGGGCCACCCTCGAGGTCCGGGAGACGGATAGCGCCTGCCTGGTGCGAGCCGTGGGGCTCTCGCCCAGGCCCACGCCGTGGTTCCCCTTCGAAGAGGTCATCGAATGA
- a CDS encoding type IV pilin N-terminal domain-containing protein: MKGIWKFLDDDRGVENAMYSILMIAIVVIVGLMIGSLVLSRGGQLQVLAGTPKASLSGVLNGGASPTLLLNHESGDPLNVAQLALSVFDSNGVQVGSLTVPNTVTPATISSGMQTSAIQLTGMTIVSGSRYTIKISDTQSKQQIGMMVLVAR, from the coding sequence ATGAAAGGTATCTGGAAATTCCTGGATGACGACAGAGGCGTGGAGAACGCCATGTATAGCATACTGATGATCGCCATAGTGGTGATCGTGGGACTGATGATCGGCTCCTTAGTATTATCGAGGGGCGGGCAGCTTCAGGTGCTCGCCGGCACACCCAAGGCCAGCCTGTCGGGCGTGCTCAACGGCGGCGCCAGCCCGACGCTGCTGCTCAACCACGAGTCGGGAGACCCGCTGAACGTGGCACAGCTGGCCTTGAGCGTGTTCGACAGTAACGGAGTGCAAGTGGGTAGTTTGACCGTGCCTAATACGGTGACCCCGGCCACCATCAGCTCGGGCATGCAGACGTCGGCCATACAGCTCACGGGCATGACGATCGTTTCCGGCAGCAGGTACACCATCAAAATATCGGATACCCAGTCCAAGCAGCAGATAGGCATGATGGTGCTGGTGGCGCGCTGA
- a CDS encoding cytidine/deoxycytidylate deaminase family protein, with protein MKQERPTHDEYFMEIANVVAKRSTCLRIHVGAVIVKDGQILSTGYNGAPHGFEHCLDIGCIREKENIAHGTRHEMCRAVHAEQNAIIQAAIHGVSIEGATVYCTHQPCILCTKMIINAKMKRVVFQNGYPDEMSIQFLKQAGIEILRMSSDEEPSEERPLSV; from the coding sequence ATGAAGCAAGAGAGGCCCACCCACGATGAGTATTTCATGGAGATCGCCAACGTAGTGGCAAAGCGGTCTACCTGCCTGCGCATCCACGTGGGGGCCGTAATCGTGAAGGATGGCCAGATCCTGTCCACCGGCTACAACGGCGCCCCGCATGGGTTCGAGCACTGCCTGGATATCGGCTGCATCCGGGAGAAGGAGAACATCGCCCATGGTACGAGACACGAGATGTGCCGGGCCGTGCACGCGGAGCAGAACGCCATAATCCAGGCCGCCATCCACGGCGTGTCCATCGAGGGCGCCACAGTCTACTGCACCCACCAGCCGTGCATCCTTTGCACCAAGATGATCATCAACGCTAAAATGAAGCGGGTCGTTTTCCAGAACGGGTACCCCGATGAGATGTCCATACAATTTTTAAAGCAGGCTGGCATCGAGATCCTGCGCATGTCCTCGGATGAGGAGCCCTCTGAGGAGAGGCCCCTCAGCGTTTAA
- a CDS encoding PA14 domain-containing protein: MDDQGVADAFYTVLSIGIVLVAALAVSGVVLSTTSRQGGEAAAQLAGYGDSGLSKGLYCFYYAADSGHSDFTSGDSEDIVFKSLALERTDYSIALNSSSVPASAPSTLGMALWSGYLYVPQAGSYTLELESSSQAWLWIDGDLAADNKKPDNPQSKTFTLTLTKGNHPMKLKFFYPDIGKASCSLKWQHGGAFVPVTSFNR; the protein is encoded by the coding sequence ATGGACGACCAGGGGGTCGCGGACGCTTTCTACACGGTGCTGTCCATCGGCATCGTGCTCGTGGCGGCCCTCGCCGTCTCGGGAGTCGTGCTCTCGACGACGTCGAGGCAGGGCGGCGAAGCGGCCGCGCAGCTCGCCGGCTATGGCGATAGCGGCCTGAGCAAGGGGCTGTATTGCTTCTACTATGCGGCCGATAGCGGGCACAGCGATTTCACCTCGGGGGACTCCGAAGATATCGTCTTCAAGAGCCTGGCGCTGGAGCGTACGGATTACTCAATAGCCCTGAACTCCAGCTCGGTGCCCGCCAGCGCTCCCTCAACCCTCGGGATGGCCCTGTGGTCCGGATATCTATACGTGCCGCAGGCCGGGAGCTATACGCTCGAGCTGGAAAGCTCAAGCCAGGCGTGGCTCTGGATCGACGGCGATCTGGCGGCGGATAACAAAAAGCCTGACAATCCCCAGTCTAAGACCTTCACGCTAACGCTTACAAAAGGTAACCACCCCATGAAGCTGAAGTTCTTCTACCCGGACATAGGCAAGGCCTCGTGTTCCTTAAAATGGCAGCATGGAGGAGCCTTCGTTCCCGTCACGTCCTTTAACAGGTGA
- a CDS encoding deoxyhypusine synthase, whose protein sequence is MARTSKYLQRPTVPITVTDKSVSELMDAMASTGFQGRKLGESVETWAHMLKDSNLTIFMGLTGAMCPAGMRKIVAYFIQNRMIDCLVSTGANMFHDIHESLGGRHYVGSHSANDEALFKEGVDRIYDVFAVEEHFRKTDHIIADFSATLEPNKPYSSREFMFLLGKWLYEQGADHDSVVVSAYVHNVPIFVPALCDSSIGIGLMVARRGGRVINVDQMKDVDDITQIIENSKKTGVIYVGGGVPKNFIQQTEVIASILGLPIEGHSYAIQYTTDAPHWGGLSGCTFEEAVSWGKINAVAPKVQVFTDATIALPIVSHALAQKTKTYLKKRAVPQYDWSGRKLKLKYAVLEKQKAKPSKKKR, encoded by the coding sequence ATGGCCAGGACAAGTAAATATCTTCAGAGGCCCACGGTGCCCATCACGGTGACCGACAAGTCGGTGTCGGAGCTAATGGACGCCATGGCCAGCACCGGCTTCCAGGGCCGCAAGCTGGGCGAGTCCGTCGAGACCTGGGCCCACATGCTCAAGGATAGCAATCTCACCATCTTCATGGGCCTGACTGGCGCAATGTGCCCTGCCGGCATGCGCAAGATCGTCGCGTACTTCATCCAGAACCGTATGATCGACTGTTTAGTGAGCACCGGCGCCAACATGTTCCACGACATCCACGAGTCGCTGGGCGGCCGCCACTACGTCGGCTCGCACTCGGCTAACGACGAGGCGCTCTTCAAGGAGGGCGTCGACCGGATCTACGACGTGTTCGCTGTGGAGGAGCATTTCCGGAAGACCGACCACATCATCGCCGACTTCAGCGCCACGCTGGAGCCGAATAAGCCATATTCGTCCAGGGAGTTCATGTTCCTGCTGGGCAAGTGGCTCTATGAGCAGGGGGCGGACCACGACTCCGTCGTCGTGAGCGCCTACGTGCACAACGTGCCAATCTTCGTGCCAGCCTTATGCGACAGCTCCATCGGCATCGGCCTGATGGTGGCGAGGCGAGGCGGCCGCGTCATCAACGTCGACCAGATGAAGGACGTCGACGACATCACCCAAATAATAGAAAACTCGAAGAAGACCGGCGTCATCTACGTGGGCGGCGGCGTGCCCAAGAACTTCATCCAGCAGACCGAGGTCATCGCCTCGATCCTGGGATTGCCCATCGAGGGCCACAGCTACGCCATCCAGTATACGACCGACGCCCCGCACTGGGGAGGCCTGAGCGGCTGCACTTTCGAGGAGGCCGTGTCCTGGGGCAAGATCAACGCCGTGGCGCCCAAGGTGCAGGTGTTTACCGACGCCACGATCGCTTTGCCCATCGTGAGCCACGCGCTCGCCCAAAAAACTAAAACATACCTGAAGAAGCGTGCCGTACCACAGTACGACTGGAGTGGCAGGAAGCTCAAGCTCAAGTACGCCGTCCTTGAGAAGCAAAAGGCTAAGCCGTCCAAAAAGAAGAGATGA
- a CDS encoding flavodoxin domain-containing protein, which yields MANKLALIIYDTKYGSTEQIAHWVAEGINDADIRHVEDVTSLFYDLIVIGSPVYNDAPSSHIMAFLDRYKENLANKRLAVFTVSLPYNMTPERARSYSGVQPLMDITCKIKGTVIDTKAFLGKVEEKDLTALDKLSLRIQYFLKGYELKDANYMDRDEAIAWGRRLLELATRMPEPVTKERKDRKIGGSTEVPGHKGNGQKEEKK from the coding sequence ATGGCTAACAAGCTTGCCCTCATAATCTACGATACCAAGTACGGCTCGACCGAGCAGATCGCCCACTGGGTGGCCGAGGGCATTAACGACGCGGATATTCGGCACGTGGAGGACGTGACCTCGCTGTTCTATGATCTAATAGTCATCGGCTCGCCAGTCTATAACGACGCCCCTTCTTCCCACATCATGGCCTTCCTCGACAGGTACAAAGAAAACCTCGCCAACAAGCGCCTGGCCGTCTTCACCGTGAGCCTGCCCTATAACATGACTCCCGAGCGCGCCCGGAGCTATAGCGGCGTCCAGCCTCTAATGGATATCACGTGCAAGATCAAGGGCACGGTCATTGATACTAAGGCGTTCCTCGGCAAGGTCGAGGAGAAGGACCTCACGGCTCTCGACAAACTCTCATTACGCATCCAGTACTTCTTAAAAGGCTACGAGCTCAAGGACGCCAACTACATGGACCGGGACGAGGCCATCGCCTGGGGCCGGCGGCTGCTTGAGCTGGCCACGAGGATGCCCGAACCGGTGACGAAGGAGAGGAAAGATAGAAAGATCGGCGGCTCTACGGAAGTGCCCGGGCACAAGGGCAACGGGCAGAAAGAAGAAAAGAAATAA
- a CDS encoding iron-sulfur cluster assembly accessory protein encodes MKVTDKAAEQLKTLLDKEQKKDSLIRIYFAGYSCSGPQYAPALDMEKKEEDVVSNMNGINVVYDKNLEKDLEPFELDYIQTPYGEGFIVRNPNATCGPDCSGCH; translated from the coding sequence GTGAAAGTAACTGATAAAGCGGCAGAGCAACTCAAGACGCTCCTGGACAAGGAGCAGAAGAAGGACTCTCTCATTCGCATTTATTTCGCGGGCTACAGCTGCAGCGGGCCCCAGTACGCCCCGGCCCTCGACATGGAAAAGAAGGAGGAGGACGTGGTCAGCAACATGAACGGCATCAACGTGGTCTACGACAAGAACCTCGAGAAGGACCTGGAGCCGTTCGAGCTGGACTACATCCAGACCCCCTACGGAGAGGGCTTCATCGTCCGCAACCCGAACGCTACCTGCGGCCCGGATTGCAGCGGATGCCACTAG
- a CDS encoding ATPase domain-containing protein, translating into MINRNMKKTGIPTLDDCLKGGIPIGKTLLFYGKPLSESDVFVMQSVFTNLAEDEVCYYVASGYSPEVARSGFRDYGWDTSKYARSFEIIDAYSPLVGASSSERFIVKDPESIESCDETITAIIDMLSPGDMLTFSSLSSLIDHCACGGEEVIRHARRWNKMAVLRGAIVVYNFTDRGYDAELMEHVTNGLCNAAVQVGGLGADMIYGHFFKVHACDWAKPPEKPTLFKVNRPGGITVHIPKILITGPQGSGKSTFVRTAATLSAGKSVSVDRMGTTIAGDHAQVTIKGFSVDLFGTPGQKKFIPSLRAFAVDAMGIVVVVDSAKPDVENALDILRTVKQEGVPYIVVAGKQDARNAMDAEEIKKQLGLWGGEPVMSICSSSGRDVQQALETLIGMVVESPGSGTEEKFGTIIDGLRRVRGVRAAAIVSTGGILKAAEIPGGVQGERLAFAASTILTTAEAASEDLGQGKLGRLLVDLDGHTLMVMGADDKNMLVVLADHDGNLGPVTAEAERAVEMIREVRGK; encoded by the coding sequence ATGATCAACCGCAACATGAAGAAGACCGGCATACCGACGCTGGACGATTGCCTGAAGGGCGGCATACCCATAGGGAAGACGCTGCTGTTCTACGGTAAACCGTTATCCGAGAGCGACGTGTTCGTCATGCAGTCTGTCTTCACGAACCTGGCCGAGGACGAGGTCTGCTACTACGTGGCCAGCGGCTACAGCCCGGAAGTGGCGCGGTCCGGGTTCCGGGACTATGGCTGGGATACCTCGAAATATGCAAGGAGCTTCGAGATCATCGACGCATACTCGCCCCTGGTGGGGGCCTCATCAAGCGAGCGCTTCATCGTAAAGGACCCCGAGAGCATCGAGTCCTGTGATGAGACCATCACGGCCATCATCGACATGCTCTCCCCGGGCGACATGCTCACGTTCTCCTCGCTGTCCTCCTTGATCGACCATTGCGCCTGCGGCGGCGAGGAAGTGATACGGCACGCCCGCAGGTGGAACAAGATGGCCGTGCTCCGGGGCGCCATCGTCGTCTATAATTTCACCGACCGCGGGTACGACGCGGAGCTCATGGAGCACGTGACGAATGGCCTGTGTAACGCGGCCGTCCAGGTGGGCGGGCTGGGCGCCGACATGATCTACGGCCACTTTTTTAAGGTACATGCCTGCGACTGGGCAAAGCCCCCGGAAAAGCCCACCCTGTTCAAGGTAAACCGGCCCGGCGGCATCACCGTGCACATCCCGAAAATCCTGATCACGGGGCCCCAGGGCTCCGGCAAGTCGACGTTCGTGAGGACGGCCGCGACCCTGTCGGCTGGCAAGTCCGTGTCCGTGGACCGGATGGGCACTACCATCGCGGGCGACCACGCGCAGGTGACCATTAAAGGGTTTTCCGTTGACCTTTTCGGCACCCCAGGGCAGAAGAAGTTCATACCGTCGCTGAGAGCGTTCGCCGTGGACGCCATGGGCATCGTCGTCGTGGTAGACTCCGCAAAGCCGGACGTCGAGAATGCCCTGGATATACTCCGGACGGTGAAGCAGGAGGGCGTGCCCTACATCGTGGTGGCCGGCAAGCAGGACGCCCGGAACGCCATGGACGCCGAAGAAATTAAAAAGCAGCTTGGCCTGTGGGGCGGGGAGCCGGTGATGAGCATCTGCTCGAGCAGCGGGCGCGACGTACAGCAGGCGCTGGAGACGCTGATCGGCATGGTCGTCGAGAGCCCGGGCTCGGGAACGGAAGAAAAGTTCGGCACCATCATCGACGGCCTGCGGCGCGTGCGGGGAGTCCGGGCCGCGGCCATCGTCTCGACGGGCGGCATCCTCAAGGCGGCCGAGATCCCGGGCGGCGTCCAGGGTGAGAGGCTCGCGTTCGCCGCGTCCACCATCCTGACGACGGCGGAGGCGGCGTCCGAAGACCTGGGCCAGGGAAAGCTCGGGAGACTCCTCGTCGACCTGGACGGGCACACACTCATGGTCATGGGCGCGGACGATAAGAACATGCTCGTCGTCCTGGCCGACCACGACGGCAACCTGGGCCCCGTCACCGCGGAGGCCGAAAGGGCCGTGGAAATGATCCGGGAGGTCCGGGGCAAATAA
- a CDS encoding Hsp20/alpha crystallin family protein: MIVARYMLDPFDELKRIEDRISRLFEELPEAAGAPAEGSTQMPYVDVVDRGNDIVVTADMPGVDKKDIKINIRGDMLDISAERRAELEKKEKGYLRHERSYSRYFRSIRLPAAVDRNNAKASFNNGVLEVTLPKTEKTETSSIPVS, encoded by the coding sequence ATGATCGTGGCAAGATACATGTTGGATCCGTTCGACGAACTGAAGCGGATCGAGGACAGGATCAGCCGGCTCTTCGAGGAGCTGCCGGAGGCGGCCGGCGCGCCGGCGGAAGGCTCGACGCAGATGCCATACGTGGACGTGGTCGACCGCGGGAACGATATCGTCGTGACGGCCGATATGCCGGGCGTCGATAAAAAGGACATAAAGATAAACATCCGGGGCGACATGCTGGACATCAGCGCCGAGCGCAGGGCCGAGCTGGAGAAGAAAGAAAAAGGCTACCTGAGGCACGAGCGCAGCTACAGCCGGTACTTCCGGTCCATACGACTGCCGGCAGCCGTCGACAGGAACAACGCGAAGGCCAGCTTTAACAACGGCGTGCTCGAGGTCACGCTGCCCAAGACCGAAAAGACGGAGACGAGCAGCATACCCGTCAGCTGA
- a CDS encoding TIGR00296 family protein, protein MLSLEDGTLAVRTARKVIEEYVKTNKVPKVELPESFNGLSGVFVTLKEGGELRGCIGYPYPDLPLSKALADAAVQAATQDPRFPMVRSAELDRISVEVTVLSEPELLKAKPVDRPKRLVVGRDGIIVEYGLYRGLLLPQVPVEQGWGPEEYLEYGCLKAGISPDMWVDDRAKIYTFQGQIFQETSPNGEVVEEKTDPSLDKCKIQDKT, encoded by the coding sequence ATGTTGAGCCTGGAAGATGGGACGTTAGCGGTAAGGACGGCGAGGAAGGTCATCGAGGAGTACGTAAAGACGAATAAGGTGCCGAAGGTGGAGCTGCCCGAATCATTTAACGGCCTATCGGGCGTGTTCGTCACGCTTAAGGAGGGGGGCGAGCTCCGTGGATGCATCGGCTATCCGTACCCCGACCTCCCGCTGAGTAAGGCGCTGGCGGACGCGGCCGTGCAGGCGGCCACGCAGGACCCGCGCTTCCCCATGGTGCGGAGTGCCGAGCTAGACCGCATATCGGTCGAGGTGACCGTTCTCAGCGAGCCGGAGCTTTTAAAGGCGAAGCCCGTGGACCGCCCGAAGCGCCTAGTCGTCGGCCGGGACGGCATCATCGTGGAGTACGGGCTCTACCGTGGATTGCTATTGCCGCAGGTGCCCGTGGAGCAGGGCTGGGGGCCCGAGGAATATCTCGAGTACGGCTGCCTCAAGGCCGGCATTTCGCCCGACATGTGGGTCGACGACAGGGCGAAGATATACACCTTCCAGGGCCAGATCTTCCAGGAAACGTCCCCGAATGGTGAGGTCGTCGAGGAAAAGACAGACCCGTCGCTGGATAAATGCAAGATACAGGATAAAACGTAA
- a CDS encoding NDP-sugar synthase, which translates to MKACILCGGAGTRLRPLTFERPKPSIPILNRPSVGHLVEHLSKNGFNDIVITLGYMGEVIEKYLGDGSLFGVNIKYVYEKEKLGTAGSVKNAEKYLDNGPFLIVGGDHVLNLNLRELYDFHNHSGSLVTISALSIDDPREFGIVDLDNNHIIHRFREKPGPGQIFSNLASTGIYALSPEVLDYIPKEKYDFAKDLFPKLLAENKKISGWLARGQWTDVGNPRAYREAQRWMLENMPGTYIHGRLVNEGAKLNGPLNIGNNVSFGKHSVVVGPVYIGDNTSIGDNVLIGPYTSIGSACQIGSDCRILSSYMYNGIRIGAGCSVSGAIMDNDITLGKSCTLENGVVIGPRAMIGNDVTVHSDVRIWPEVVVPADTSVTKDMINEHFATDVNGS; encoded by the coding sequence ATGAAGGCGTGCATTCTCTGCGGAGGCGCCGGGACGAGGCTCAGGCCGCTCACGTTCGAAAGGCCGAAGCCAAGCATACCCATCCTGAACAGGCCGTCCGTAGGACATCTGGTGGAGCATTTATCTAAAAACGGCTTTAACGATATCGTCATCACTTTAGGGTATATGGGCGAGGTCATCGAGAAATACCTGGGCGACGGCTCCCTCTTCGGCGTCAACATCAAGTACGTCTACGAGAAGGAGAAGCTGGGCACAGCGGGCAGCGTAAAGAACGCCGAGAAGTACCTCGACAACGGCCCCTTTTTAATCGTGGGCGGCGACCACGTACTGAACCTTAACCTGCGGGAGCTATATGATTTCCACAACCACTCCGGAAGTCTCGTGACCATATCGGCGCTGAGCATCGACGACCCCCGGGAGTTCGGCATAGTGGACCTCGACAATAACCACATCATCCACCGCTTCAGGGAAAAGCCCGGGCCCGGGCAGATCTTCTCGAACCTGGCCTCGACGGGCATTTACGCCCTCAGCCCCGAGGTCCTGGACTATATACCGAAGGAGAAGTACGACTTCGCAAAAGACCTGTTCCCTAAGCTGCTCGCCGAGAACAAGAAGATCAGCGGCTGGCTGGCCCGGGGCCAGTGGACGGACGTCGGGAACCCGCGGGCTTATAGAGAAGCACAGCGCTGGATGCTGGAGAACATGCCCGGCACATATATCCACGGGCGGCTGGTGAACGAGGGCGCGAAGCTCAACGGGCCGCTCAATATCGGCAATAACGTCTCCTTCGGGAAGCACTCGGTCGTCGTCGGGCCCGTGTACATTGGCGACAATACGTCCATCGGAGACAACGTGCTCATCGGCCCGTACACATCCATCGGCTCTGCCTGCCAAATCGGCAGCGACTGTAGAATTTTATCCTCGTACATGTACAACGGCATCAGGATAGGCGCCGGCTGCTCCGTCTCGGGCGCCATCATGGACAACGATATAACGCTGGGCAAGAGCTGCACACTGGAGAACGGCGTGGTAATCGGCCCCAGGGCCATGATCGGCAACGACGTGACGGTACATTCGGACGTGCGCATCTGGCCGGAGGTCGTCGTGCCCGCGGACACGAGCGTTACAAAGGACATGATAAACGAGCACTTTGCCACCGACGTGAACGGCTCTTAA
- a CDS encoding archaellin/type IV pilin N-terminal domain-containing protein: protein MVRRFLGCERGISELQGSLVLLAVILIAALAVKSTIGDNIASAALDFGSFKVWGARNDVSFSESAPSVSITEPVDGSRFYTDRYTSISGIVHAAPGRNASLVYFRLNGGPWKKAGLSNDSWTSSSRRYLEGSYHVEAVAYDDHGDMSPIASSTFETIFRPYPDAVYVDDDAPETMTAGDPYDFSINYSNTGYLAWNDTAGYSLSPNGSTIALSAIGMDGQNVQPHEGHPFSLSLIAPAAGEYTMGYRMYCTDFGWFGDEFSQPVHVVNSYHDSQVVSVNMPDDMTPGETVTVSIVMRNTGTAAWPASGTDPVYLAMVDGTSGAAYKFNGTSDRILMVPGTVVRNGIDYTFTFRIKAPAAGSYYTQYRMMWSNHYLFGQIAGHTINVKAVATPTPTPAPTNNPPASPTPTPVPHYNAHGKMILYSSYGQPYLGPIGFYYDGPLGNRLQRSSAGASDPSYPYSDWDIGGPEGNYKLYKDGCSGGIQFYMNRYMDVGKVTFRQI, encoded by the coding sequence ATGGTGAGGCGTTTCCTTGGCTGCGAGCGGGGCATATCCGAATTGCAGGGCTCTTTAGTGCTTCTGGCGGTCATCCTGATCGCCGCGCTGGCGGTCAAGAGCACGATAGGCGATAACATCGCCTCGGCCGCCCTGGACTTCGGCAGCTTTAAAGTGTGGGGCGCCCGGAATGACGTGTCGTTCAGCGAGAGCGCGCCTTCCGTGTCCATTACGGAGCCCGTGGATGGCAGCCGCTTCTATACGGACCGCTACACGAGCATTTCGGGCATCGTCCACGCCGCTCCCGGGAGAAACGCCAGCCTCGTATATTTCCGCCTTAATGGCGGCCCATGGAAGAAGGCCGGCCTCTCGAATGATTCGTGGACCAGCTCATCCCGGCGCTACCTCGAAGGAAGCTATCATGTCGAGGCCGTCGCCTACGACGACCACGGCGATATGTCCCCCATCGCCTCCAGTACGTTCGAGACGATATTCCGCCCCTACCCGGACGCCGTTTACGTCGATGACGACGCGCCGGAGACCATGACCGCCGGCGATCCCTACGATTTCAGCATTAACTATTCGAATACGGGCTACCTGGCCTGGAACGATACTGCCGGCTACAGTCTGTCCCCGAACGGCTCTACGATAGCTCTGTCCGCCATCGGCATGGACGGCCAGAACGTCCAGCCGCACGAGGGCCATCCGTTCAGCCTGTCGCTGATTGCGCCCGCTGCGGGCGAATACACCATGGGCTACCGCATGTACTGTACGGATTTCGGCTGGTTCGGCGACGAGTTTTCCCAACCCGTGCACGTCGTCAATTCCTATCACGATTCACAGGTCGTCTCCGTTAACATGCCGGACGATATGACTCCGGGAGAGACGGTGACCGTCAGCATCGTCATGCGGAATACGGGCACCGCCGCCTGGCCTGCCTCCGGCACAGACCCCGTTTATCTGGCCATGGTCGACGGCACGTCCGGCGCCGCCTACAAGTTCAATGGCACAAGCGACCGCATACTCATGGTCCCCGGCACGGTCGTCCGCAACGGCATCGACTACACGTTCACGTTCAGGATCAAAGCGCCTGCCGCCGGTAGCTATTACACGCAATACCGGATGATGTGGTCGAACCACTACCTGTTCGGCCAGATCGCCGGTCATACCATCAATGTGAAGGCTGTCGCCACGCCCACCCCAACGCCCGCGCCGACGAATAATCCGCCCGCATCCCCCACGCCGACGCCGGTTCCACACTATAATGCACATGGAAAGATGATTCTATATTCATCATATGGCCAACCGTATCTTGGTCCGATTGGGTTTTATTATGATGGCCCATTAGGGAATAGATTACAAAGATCAAGTGCTGGTGCAAGTGATCCAAGCTATCCATATTCGGATTGGGATATAGGCGGACCTGAAGGCAATTATAAGCTATATAAAGATGGTTGTAGCGGTGGTATTCAATTTTATATGAATAGGTATATGGACGTAGGTAAAGTTACGTTTAGACAGATCTAG